A genomic window from Cucumis melo cultivar AY chromosome 8, USDA_Cmelo_AY_1.0, whole genome shotgun sequence includes:
- the LOC103484991 gene encoding protein NEN4 isoform X1: MPMDMEASCSFKEGATEIVFFDLETTVPKRVGQRFRVLEFGAIVVCPMKLVELESFATLIKPTDLSAVALRSSRPDGITREAVATAPLFEDVADKIFSILNGRIWAGHNIRRFDCVRIKEAFAEIGRPAPTPVGMVDSLGVLTNKFGKRAGNMKMASLASYFQLGQQKHSLDDVRMNLEVLKHCATVLFLESTLPSILQDKWKTSPTKTTRNRANGKLHCREESSRKSPPSSPGYQLRSVPYSRERLGIGKMTAKVKNVLYMAQGKQHLNVLLKHSRSLLR; encoded by the exons ATGCCAATGGATATGGAAGCTTCATGTTCATTCAAAGAAGGTGCAACTGAGATTGTATTCTTCGACTTGGAAACTACCGTACCAAAAAGAGTTGGGCAACGGTTTCGAGTATTGGAATTTGGTGCTATTGTTGTCTGCCCTATGAAACTTGTAGAGCTTGAGAGCTTTGCTACTCTCATTAAGCCAACGGATTTATCTGCTGTTGCGTTGAGGTCTAGCCGACCTGACGGAATAACAAGAGAAGCTGTTGCAACTGCACCATTGTTTGAGGATGTGGCAGACAAGATATTCAGCATCTTGAATGGAAGGATATGGGCAGGTCACAACATTCGAAGATTCGACTGTGTTCGCATTAAGGAGGCGTTTGCGGAGATTGGCAGGCCTGCTCCTACCCCAGTTGGGATGGTTGATTCTTTAGGAGTCTTAACTAACAAATTTGGCAAGAGAGCTGGAAACATGAAG ATGGCATCATTGGCTTCTTACTTTCAGTTGGGACAGCAAAAGCACAG CCTCGACGATGTTCGTATGAACTTGGAGGTTCTCAAACATTGTGCTACTGTTCTATTTCTG GAATCGACCCTCCCAAGCATATTGCAAGACAAGTGGAAGACTTCTCCCACCAAAACAACCCGAAACAGAGCCAATGGGAAGCTGCATTGCAGAGAGGAAAGTAGTCGAAAATCTCCTCCATCATCACCGGGATATCAACTCAGATCAGTTCCTTATTCAAGGGAAAGATTAGGCATTGGAAAG ATGACAGCTAAGGTAAAGAATGTACTCTACATGGCTCAGGGAAAACAGCATCTCAACGTCTTACTTAAACATTCTCGATCGCTATTACGGTGA
- the LOC103484996 gene encoding uncharacterized protein LOC103484996 yields METESPSPSPDSHSHSTSDPETLTTGIENLTISSDPLTTQFGSLNDLAHDLSSLQDLATRGSWRSILDKVARARALSLLQKPHDHLTYLSYNVLALVKLRRFAEALAELDSLEDLNSSQYRYESYPSVYPNRTGSMVPFSLRWLHALIPIKMGERQDGLDRFYELLDFVQSKLKDKEEKKPDVSVNLWKKREVFVINCIIGHHLSNKEFGVCLTLINNLLSEDFSDPALISKLGYIQMHAGDIEGAKRSFNRIEELVKEGKSSGSLSEVEIKNLVNRNKALVFLVGKDYLSAVREYEECIERDNSDMVAINNKALCLMYLRDLADSIKVLENALERVPTVALNETVIVNLCSMYELAYVNHSEIKRTLNNWIARVAPDDFDSSSTRI; encoded by the coding sequence ATGGAAACCGAGTCACCCTCACCCTCACCTGACTCTCACTCTCACAGCACTTCCGATCCCGAAACCCTAACAACTGGAATCGAAAATTTGACAATTTCCTCGGACCCTTTAACCACTCAGTTTGGATCCCTCAATGATCTTGCTCACGATCTTTCCTCCCTTCAAGATCTCGCCACTCGCGGTTCATGGCGTTCAATTTTAGATAAGGTTGCCCGAGCACGAGCTCTCTCCCTGCTCCAGAAGCCCCATGACCACCTCACTTACCTATCCTACAATGTCCTTGCCCTCGTCAAACTCCGCCGTTTCGCCGAAGCCTTGGCGGAACTTGATTCTCTCGAAGATCTCAATAGCTCTCAATACAGGTATGAATCCTATCCTAGCGTGTACCCTAATCGAACCGGCTCCATGGTTCCTTTTTCACTTCGGTGGCTGCACGCGCTAATCCCCATCAAAATGGGTGAGCGTCAAGATGGGTTGGATCGGTTCTACGAACTTCTGGATTTTGTACAGTCAAAATTAAAGGATAAAGAGGAGAAAAAGCCCGATGTCTCTGTGAACTTGTGGAAGAAAAGGGAAGTGTTTGTGATTAATTGTATTATTGGTCATCATTTAAGTAACAAGGAGTTTGGGGTTTGTTTAACTTTGATCAATAATTTGTTAAGTGAGGATTTCTCAGATCCTGCTCTGATATCGAAACTTGGGTATATACAAATGCACGCTGGTGATATTGAAGGAGCTAAACGTTCGTTTAATCGGATTGAGGAGTTGGTTAAAGAGGGGAAAAGTAGTGGGTCATTAAGCGAAGTAGAGATTAAGAACCTTGTGAATAGGAACAAGGCGTTGGTGTTTTTGGTGGGTAAGGACTATCTATCAGCTGTGAGGGAATATGAGGAGTGTATTGAGAGGGATAATTCGGACATGGTGGCTATTAACAATAAGGCTCTTTGCTTGATGTACTTGCGAGATTTAGCAGATTCGATTAAGGTGCTTGAAAATGCACTGGAAAGAGTTCCGACTGTGGCTCTCAATGAGACAGTGATCGTGAATCTGTGTAGTATGTATGAATTGGCTTATGTCAATCACTCTGAGATTAAGAGAACGCTCAATAACTGGATTGCCCGTGTTGCTCCTGATGATTTTGATTCTTCGAGTACCCGAATTTAA
- the LOC103484995 gene encoding TPD1 protein homolog 1-like: MAISVKLLAALLVLSFISTGNCQCVLNNITISQKMTGFQIHGMTEWDVTITNNCICSQSDLKLDCKGFATTLSIDPSILSISDNECLVNNGQPIFNSKPITFKYAQNPKFNFKPISSQISCS; encoded by the exons ATGGCCATCTCTGTCAAGCTTCTCGCTGCCCTTCTTGTCCTCTCTTTCATTTCCACAG GAAACTGCCAGTGTGTATTGAATAATATAACAATCAGCCAAAAGATGACAGGATTTCAGATCCACGGAATGACAGAATGGGATGTAACAATAACCAACAACTGCATATGTTCTCAATCTGATTTGAAACTAGATTGCAAAGGCTTTGCAACTACTCTAAGCATCGATCCTTCAATCTTATCCATTTCTGATAACGAGTGTTTAGTCAACAATGGCCAACCTATTTTCAATTCTAAACCCATCACCTTCAAGTATGCACAAAACCCCAAATTCAATTTCAAGCCTATCTCCTCCCAGATTTCTTGTTCTTAA
- the LOC103484991 gene encoding protein NEN4 isoform X2, producing the protein MPMDMEASCSFKEGATEIVFFDLETTVPKRVGQRFRVLEFGAIVVCPMKLVELESFATLIKPTDLSAVALRSSRPDGITREAVATAPLFEDVADKIFSILNGRIWAGHNIRRFDCVRIKEAFAEIGRPAPTPVGMVDSLGVLTNKFGKRAGNMKMASLASYFQLGQQKHRSLDDVRMNLEVLKHCATVLFLESTLPSILQDKWKTSPTKTTRNRANGKLHCREESSRKSPPSSPGYQLRSVPYSRERLGIGKMTAKVKNVLYMAQGKQHLNVLLKHSRSLLR; encoded by the exons ATGCCAATGGATATGGAAGCTTCATGTTCATTCAAAGAAGGTGCAACTGAGATTGTATTCTTCGACTTGGAAACTACCGTACCAAAAAGAGTTGGGCAACGGTTTCGAGTATTGGAATTTGGTGCTATTGTTGTCTGCCCTATGAAACTTGTAGAGCTTGAGAGCTTTGCTACTCTCATTAAGCCAACGGATTTATCTGCTGTTGCGTTGAGGTCTAGCCGACCTGACGGAATAACAAGAGAAGCTGTTGCAACTGCACCATTGTTTGAGGATGTGGCAGACAAGATATTCAGCATCTTGAATGGAAGGATATGGGCAGGTCACAACATTCGAAGATTCGACTGTGTTCGCATTAAGGAGGCGTTTGCGGAGATTGGCAGGCCTGCTCCTACCCCAGTTGGGATGGTTGATTCTTTAGGAGTCTTAACTAACAAATTTGGCAAGAGAGCTGGAAACATGAAG ATGGCATCATTGGCTTCTTACTTTCAGTTGGGACAGCAAAAGCACAG AAGCCTCGACGATGTTCGTATGAACTTGGAGGTTCTCAAACATTGTGCTACTGTTCTATTTCTG GAATCGACCCTCCCAAGCATATTGCAAGACAAGTGGAAGACTTCTCCCACCAAAACAACCCGAAACAGAGCCAATGGGAAGCTGCATTGCAGAGAGGAAAGTAGTCGAAAATCTCCTCCATCATCACCGGGATATCAACTCAGATCAGTTCCTTATTCAAGGGAAAGATTAGGCATTGGAAAG ATGACAGCTAAGGTAAAGAATGTACTCTACATGGCTCAGGGAAAACAGCATCTCAACGTCTTACTTAAACATTCTCGATCGCTATTACGGTGA